One window from the genome of Flavobacteriales bacterium encodes:
- a CDS encoding cytochrome c, whose translation MMLLPLLGVIFLLPSCESDPDSPGTEFMPDMYRSPAIEPYVDYGEIRGRENKEVKTKLSARQTPKYTIPFVGTDESYVRMMMPNKYKAGKAWEETHGLYGWDLSEESQYELTRNIAVNPYTMTKDNADKILSEGKDLYAAMCMHCHGEKGDGNGPMIQSGAYGDLGVVPAYKSLDTLSDGKIFHSIYYGKGYMGAHGSLLNKKEIWTLVHYVRQFQIDDYGKEEVVEDDS comes from the coding sequence ATGATGTTACTACCTCTTTTAGGAGTCATCTTTTTACTTCCGTCTTGTGAGTCAGATCCGGATAGTCCGGGAACCGAATTCATGCCTGATATGTATCGGTCACCAGCAATTGAACCATACGTTGATTATGGTGAAATTCGTGGACGTGAAAATAAAGAAGTAAAAACGAAATTGTCAGCTAGACAAACCCCCAAATATACGATTCCGTTTGTTGGAACAGATGAGTCATATGTGAGAATGATGATGCCTAATAAATACAAAGCCGGAAAGGCTTGGGAAGAAACTCATGGCTTGTACGGATGGGATTTAAGTGAAGAAAGTCAGTATGAATTAACAAGGAATATTGCTGTTAATCCATATACAATGACTAAGGATAATGCAGATAAAATATTGTCTGAAGGAAAGGATTTATATGCCGCAATGTGTATGCATTGCCATGGAGAGAAAGGAGATGGAAATGGCCCAATGATACAAAGTGGTGCTTATGGGGATTTGGGTGTAGTTCCTGCATATAAATCATTAGATACTTTATCTGATGGTAAGATATTCCATAGCATATATTATGGAAAAGGATACATGGGCGCGCATGGTTCTCTCTTGAATAAAAAAGAAATATGGACACTTGTCCACTATGTCCGTCAATTCCAAATTGATGATTATGGAAAAGAAGAAGTTGTTGAAGATGATTCAG
- a CDS encoding DUF3341 domain-containing protein, with amino-acid sequence MANKVIYVMYDDDGVLKDGAKKLVSKGIKIADAFSPFPIHGIDPIIGVKNTRLGIMAFIYGLTGLTLATIGMRYFMIVDWPMNIGGKPNFSYLENMLSFVPISFEFTVLCAAHGMAITYLLKNRTLPGMPAQNPDPRTTDDKFVLEIRTADNSMDEKELEKLIKDTGYIEIDKKNI; translated from the coding sequence ATGGCTAATAAAGTAATTTATGTAATGTACGATGATGATGGAGTGTTGAAGGACGGTGCAAAAAAATTGGTTTCTAAAGGAATCAAAATTGCAGATGCGTTTTCACCATTTCCTATTCACGGAATAGATCCTATCATCGGTGTTAAAAACACGCGATTGGGTATTATGGCGTTTATATATGGATTAACAGGTCTTACACTTGCAACCATTGGTATGAGATACTTTATGATTGTAGATTGGCCCATGAATATTGGGGGTAAACCAAACTTTTCTTACCTAGAAAATATGCTATCATTTGTTCCAATTTCATTTGAGTTTACGGTTTTATGTGCTGCTCATGGTATGGCCATTACATATTTATTAAAGAATAGGACATTACCAGGAATGCCTGCTCAAAATCCAGACCCTCGGACAACAGATGACAAGTTCGTTCTAGAAATAAGGACGGCAGATAATTCAATGGATGAAAAAGAGCTTGAAAAGTTGATTAAAGACACTGGCTATATTGAAATTGATAAAAAAAACATTTAG
- the nrfD gene encoding polysulfide reductase NrfD, which produces MQKEAAIREPLILGHKTYHDITEDVCRPIEDKAPKMWYILFGIALIIGLYGVGCILYLLGTGVGVWGLNKTIGWAWDITNFVWWVGIGHAGTLISAVLLLFRQKWRMAINRSAEAMTIFAVFMAGLFPLIHMGRLWVGYWVLPIPNQFGSLWVNFNSPLLWDVFAISTYLSVSLVFWYIGLIPDFATIRDRAKKPLSKKMYSILSFGWSGRAKHWNRFELVSLVLAGLATPLVFSVHSIVSFDFATSVIPGWHTTIFPPYFVAGAVFSGFAMVQTLLLIMRKAMNLEAYIHTKHIEYMNIVIMVTGSIVGTAYITELFISWYSGVEYEAYAFINRATGPYWWAYFAMMTCNVISPQLMWFRKLRRSLLFTFFISIVVNIGMWFERYVIIMTSLHRDYLPSSWSMHYPSPIDIGVYIGTIGLFFTFFLLFARFFPVLALNEIKSILKGSGQSYKESPDYHKNH; this is translated from the coding sequence ATGCAAAAGGAAGCTGCAATAAGAGAACCACTCATACTCGGTCACAAAACTTATCATGACATCACAGAAGATGTCTGTAGGCCAATAGAGGATAAAGCACCTAAAATGTGGTACATCCTATTTGGGATTGCTTTAATAATAGGTTTGTATGGTGTAGGATGTATATTATACTTACTAGGTACAGGAGTTGGAGTTTGGGGATTAAACAAGACCATTGGTTGGGCATGGGATATCACAAACTTTGTATGGTGGGTAGGTATCGGACATGCCGGAACCTTAATCTCGGCCGTTTTATTGTTGTTTCGCCAAAAATGGAGAATGGCAATTAACCGCTCTGCCGAAGCAATGACAATTTTCGCGGTATTCATGGCAGGGCTATTCCCTCTTATTCACATGGGTAGATTATGGGTAGGATATTGGGTGCTCCCAATTCCAAATCAATTTGGGTCATTATGGGTGAATTTCAACTCCCCTCTTTTATGGGATGTATTTGCCATATCGACTTACCTTTCTGTTTCATTGGTTTTTTGGTACATTGGATTGATTCCTGATTTTGCAACAATCAGAGATAGAGCTAAAAAACCCTTATCAAAGAAGATGTATTCAATACTATCATTTGGATGGTCAGGAAGAGCCAAGCATTGGAATCGTTTTGAGCTTGTTTCTCTCGTTTTAGCTGGTCTTGCAACTCCACTTGTATTCTCTGTACACTCGATAGTATCCTTTGACTTCGCCACATCTGTCATTCCTGGATGGCACACAACGATATTCCCTCCATATTTCGTAGCGGGAGCGGTATTTTCAGGCTTTGCAATGGTACAAACTTTATTGTTGATCATGAGAAAAGCAATGAATCTTGAAGCATACATTCACACCAAACATATTGAGTATATGAATATTGTAATTATGGTAACTGGGTCTATTGTCGGAACAGCCTACATTACGGAATTATTCATATCCTGGTATTCGGGAGTAGAATATGAAGCTTATGCATTCATAAATAGGGCAACAGGGCCATATTGGTGGGCATACTTTGCCATGATGACCTGTAATGTGATTTCCCCTCAGTTGATGTGGTTCAGAAAGTTAAGAAGAAGTTTACTGTTTACATTCTTTATCTCGATAGTCGTAAATATAGGAATGTGGTTTGAGCGTTATGTAATTATAATGACATCACTTCATAGAGATTATTTACCATCTTCTTGGAGTATGCATTATCCAAGTCCCATTGATATTGGTGTTTATATCGGTACGATTGGCTTGTTTTTTACATTTTTCTTGTTATTTGCTAGATTCTTCCCAGTATTGGCCTTGAATGAAATTAAATCAATTTTGAAAGGATCAGGTCAATCTTACAAAGAGTCACCCGATTATCATAAAAACCATTAA